A region from the Benincasa hispida cultivar B227 chromosome 12, ASM972705v1, whole genome shotgun sequence genome encodes:
- the LOC120092831 gene encoding uncharacterized protein LOC120092831 — translation MMKIDSFKPSLVPAAVGVVGGKVGVGLDDDMSDGMQCSDHPYRTNPGGICAFCLQEKLGKLVSSSLPLPIRGSSSSPSSPSVGSENNVSCGSGGNNAPTAPSNAISIGAGSTSKTVNFNANGVDCHYHDTRRARIPFLLAKKKKKVVTVGGAEYNRSNDVVFKRSKSTTAPRRGQFLVDGDDGADFSPRKRGGGFWSFLYYHAPSSSKSHAPRKVENSNSKGITTTGGGNLGANATILEEDESPNSDTTSFERKVSRSRSVGCGSRSFSGDFFERISTGFGDCTLRRVESQRENKSSKVSTNGNSSHRNGAGVDHHCIKERVKCGGLFSGFMMNSSSSSSSSSSYLVSSSADELTRKPTPAAGPLISGGRSRTWTWAFASPMRAFKPSNSKDRKRSIIRQATESNPSPDLNAIPSLLAVRS, via the coding sequence ATGATGAAGATTGACTCCTTCAAACCTTCCCTTGTTCCAGCCGCCGTCGGCGTCGTCGGCGGTAAGGTTGGTGTTGGCCTCGACGACGACATGTCAGACGGAATGCAATGCAGCGACCATCCTTACCGAACCAATCCCGGTGGAATCTGTGCCTTCTGTCTCCAAGAGAAGCTTGGGAAGCTGGTTTCTTCTTCTCTCCCACTTCCGATTCGCGGTtcgtcttcttctccttcttctccttccgTTGGATCCGAGAATAATGTTAGTTGTGGTAGTGGTGGTAATAATGCTCCTACTGCTCCGTCGAATGCTATTTCGATCGGTGCTGGTTCTACTTCGAAAACTGTCAATTTCAACGCTAATGGCGTTGATTGTCATTATCATGATACGAGGCGGGCCCGGATTCCTTTTTTGTTGgctaaaaagaagaagaaagttgtTACGGTTGGTGGAGCTGAGTATAATCGAAGTAACGACGTCGTTTTTAAGAGGAGTAAATCCACGACGGCGCCGAGGAGAGGACAGTTTCTTGTTGATGGTGACGACGGCGCTGATTTTAGCCCTAGGAAGCGAGGAGGGGGTTTTTGGTCTTTTCTATATTACCACGCGCCGTCGTCATCGAAATCTCACGCGCCGAGGAAAGTGGAGAATAGTAACAGTAAGGGTATTACTACTACTGGTGGTGGTAATCTGGGGGCAAACGCTACTATTTTAGAGGAAGACGAAAGCCCTAATAGTGATACGACGTCGTTTGAACGGAAGGTTTCGAGATCCAGATCCGTCGGGTGCGGTAGTCGGAGCTTTTCCGGTGATTTTTTCGAGAGAATCTCTACCGGTTTCGGCGACTGTACGCTCCGCCGAGTCGAATCTCAGAGAGAAAATAAGTCTTCTAAAGTCTCCACTAACGGAAACTCCAGCCACCGTAACGGCGCCGGCGTCGACCATCACTGTATCAAAGAAAGAGTAAAATGCGGCGGTTTATTCAGTGGATTCATGATGAATTCATCTTCTTCGTCTTCATCTTCCTCATCTTACTTAGTTTCATCCTCCGCCGACGAGCTTACCCGTAAACCAACTCCGGCAGCTGGGCCACTAATAAGCGGTGGCCGGAGCAGAACCTGGACGTGGGCATTTGCAAGTCCGATGAGAGCTTTTAAACCGTCAAATTCAAAGGATCGAAAACGATCCATAATCAGACAAGCTACAGAAAGCAACCCATCACCGGATTTGAACGCTATTCCTTCACTGTTAGCCGTGAGAAGCTGA